One Eurosta solidaginis isolate ZX-2024a chromosome 5, ASM4086904v1, whole genome shotgun sequence DNA segment encodes these proteins:
- the Cralbp gene encoding clavesin-2 isoform X2 has protein sequence MALNSSATNTKRKLFAFTIVPNNSPRQNQISISFTMKHTIDLLPNSELPDEVLKIAKLELREEKCAREQSLEQLRNWILKNEDLREVRLDEQFLLRFLRCKKYSVPMAQQTLLKYLNVRRTFPHMYAQLDCLEPKLSEVLSSGYIFATPKRDKNGRRVVIINAKGFNPKLYDSSYQARAHFITYECLMEDQATQICGLVHVGDFSGVTTAHITNWNPTEFARVFKWSEQSLPMRHKEIHLVNVPATLKWLIDFVKGRVSTKIRQRLNVYTNDKELTKLVDPECLPQELGGHMPMKAMVELWKEELAAKRETILNLDKIALLSDRGIMRKNNSNVDKNSNNINFVSQMESIEGSFRKLEFD, from the exons ATG gCGCTGAACTCTTCAGCAACAAATACAAAACGCAAGTTGTTTGCCTTTACGATTGTCCCAAACAATTCACCGAGGCAAAACCAAATCAGCATCTCTTTCACCATGAAGCACACCATCGACCTTTTGCCTAATTCAGAACTACCCGACGAAGTATTAAAAATTGCCAAGCTCGAGCTACGCGAAGAGAAATGCGCACGAGAGCAGAGCCTCGAGCAACTACGTAATTGGATATTGAAAAATGAAGATTTGCGAGAAGTACGACTCGATGAACAGTTTCTATTGCGTTTCTTGCGCTGTAAAAAGTACAGTGTGCCCATGGCACAACAGACACTTCTGAAATACTTGAACGTGCGTCGGACTTTTCCGCACATGTATGCACAACTGGATTGTCTGGAACCAAAATTAAGTGAAGTCTTATCCAGCGGTTATATATTCGCTACACCAAAACGTGATAAGAATGGACGTCGCGTGGTCATAATCAATGCCAAAGGTTTCAATCCAAAATTATACGACAGCTCTTATCAGGCACGTGCACATTTTATTACCTACGAATGTCTCATGGAAGATCAAGCTACACAAATCTGCGGTCTGGTGCATGTTGGTGATTTCTCTGGTGTCACTACAGCACATATAACCAATTGGAATCCAACAGAATTTGCACGCGTTTTCAAATGGAGCGAACAATCGCTACCAATGCGACACAAGGAAATCCATTTGGTGAACGTACCAGCGACACTGAAATGGTTGATCGACTTTGTAAAGGGACGTGTCAGCACCAAGATACGCCAGCGATTAAATGTATACACAAATGATAAAGAACTAACTAAACTTGTTGATCCGGAATGCCTGCCACAGGAATTGGGTGGTCATATGCCAATGAAAGCAATGGTCGAATTGTGGAAGGAGGAATTGGCGGCTAAGCGTGAGACGATACTGAACTTGGACAAGATAGCATTGCTAAGTGATCGGGGCATAATGCGAAAAAATAATTCGAATGTTGATAAAAAtagtaataatataaattttgtgTCTCAGATGGAGTCGATAGAGGGCAGTTTTCGTAAGCTGGAATTTGATTAG
- the Cralbp gene encoding clavesin-2 isoform X1: protein MLSKSLRISQFHSAPSTRARKTSFVDFKRTTHNSALNSSATNTKRKLFAFTIVPNNSPRQNQISISFTMKHTIDLLPNSELPDEVLKIAKLELREEKCAREQSLEQLRNWILKNEDLREVRLDEQFLLRFLRCKKYSVPMAQQTLLKYLNVRRTFPHMYAQLDCLEPKLSEVLSSGYIFATPKRDKNGRRVVIINAKGFNPKLYDSSYQARAHFITYECLMEDQATQICGLVHVGDFSGVTTAHITNWNPTEFARVFKWSEQSLPMRHKEIHLVNVPATLKWLIDFVKGRVSTKIRQRLNVYTNDKELTKLVDPECLPQELGGHMPMKAMVELWKEELAAKRETILNLDKIALLSDRGIMRKNNSNVDKNSNNINFVSQMESIEGSFRKLEFD from the coding sequence gCGCTGAACTCTTCAGCAACAAATACAAAACGCAAGTTGTTTGCCTTTACGATTGTCCCAAACAATTCACCGAGGCAAAACCAAATCAGCATCTCTTTCACCATGAAGCACACCATCGACCTTTTGCCTAATTCAGAACTACCCGACGAAGTATTAAAAATTGCCAAGCTCGAGCTACGCGAAGAGAAATGCGCACGAGAGCAGAGCCTCGAGCAACTACGTAATTGGATATTGAAAAATGAAGATTTGCGAGAAGTACGACTCGATGAACAGTTTCTATTGCGTTTCTTGCGCTGTAAAAAGTACAGTGTGCCCATGGCACAACAGACACTTCTGAAATACTTGAACGTGCGTCGGACTTTTCCGCACATGTATGCACAACTGGATTGTCTGGAACCAAAATTAAGTGAAGTCTTATCCAGCGGTTATATATTCGCTACACCAAAACGTGATAAGAATGGACGTCGCGTGGTCATAATCAATGCCAAAGGTTTCAATCCAAAATTATACGACAGCTCTTATCAGGCACGTGCACATTTTATTACCTACGAATGTCTCATGGAAGATCAAGCTACACAAATCTGCGGTCTGGTGCATGTTGGTGATTTCTCTGGTGTCACTACAGCACATATAACCAATTGGAATCCAACAGAATTTGCACGCGTTTTCAAATGGAGCGAACAATCGCTACCAATGCGACACAAGGAAATCCATTTGGTGAACGTACCAGCGACACTGAAATGGTTGATCGACTTTGTAAAGGGACGTGTCAGCACCAAGATACGCCAGCGATTAAATGTATACACAAATGATAAAGAACTAACTAAACTTGTTGATCCGGAATGCCTGCCACAGGAATTGGGTGGTCATATGCCAATGAAAGCAATGGTCGAATTGTGGAAGGAGGAATTGGCGGCTAAGCGTGAGACGATACTGAACTTGGACAAGATAGCATTGCTAAGTGATCGGGGCATAATGCGAAAAAATAATTCGAATGTTGATAAAAAtagtaataatataaattttgtgTCTCAGATGGAGTCGATAGAGGGCAGTTTTCGTAAGCTGGAATTTGATTAG
- the Cralbp gene encoding clavesin-2 isoform X3: MKHTIDLLPNSELPDEVLKIAKLELREEKCAREQSLEQLRNWILKNEDLREVRLDEQFLLRFLRCKKYSVPMAQQTLLKYLNVRRTFPHMYAQLDCLEPKLSEVLSSGYIFATPKRDKNGRRVVIINAKGFNPKLYDSSYQARAHFITYECLMEDQATQICGLVHVGDFSGVTTAHITNWNPTEFARVFKWSEQSLPMRHKEIHLVNVPATLKWLIDFVKGRVSTKIRQRLNVYTNDKELTKLVDPECLPQELGGHMPMKAMVELWKEELAAKRETILNLDKIALLSDRGIMRKNNSNVDKNSNNINFVSQMESIEGSFRKLEFD, from the coding sequence ATGAAGCACACCATCGACCTTTTGCCTAATTCAGAACTACCCGACGAAGTATTAAAAATTGCCAAGCTCGAGCTACGCGAAGAGAAATGCGCACGAGAGCAGAGCCTCGAGCAACTACGTAATTGGATATTGAAAAATGAAGATTTGCGAGAAGTACGACTCGATGAACAGTTTCTATTGCGTTTCTTGCGCTGTAAAAAGTACAGTGTGCCCATGGCACAACAGACACTTCTGAAATACTTGAACGTGCGTCGGACTTTTCCGCACATGTATGCACAACTGGATTGTCTGGAACCAAAATTAAGTGAAGTCTTATCCAGCGGTTATATATTCGCTACACCAAAACGTGATAAGAATGGACGTCGCGTGGTCATAATCAATGCCAAAGGTTTCAATCCAAAATTATACGACAGCTCTTATCAGGCACGTGCACATTTTATTACCTACGAATGTCTCATGGAAGATCAAGCTACACAAATCTGCGGTCTGGTGCATGTTGGTGATTTCTCTGGTGTCACTACAGCACATATAACCAATTGGAATCCAACAGAATTTGCACGCGTTTTCAAATGGAGCGAACAATCGCTACCAATGCGACACAAGGAAATCCATTTGGTGAACGTACCAGCGACACTGAAATGGTTGATCGACTTTGTAAAGGGACGTGTCAGCACCAAGATACGCCAGCGATTAAATGTATACACAAATGATAAAGAACTAACTAAACTTGTTGATCCGGAATGCCTGCCACAGGAATTGGGTGGTCATATGCCAATGAAAGCAATGGTCGAATTGTGGAAGGAGGAATTGGCGGCTAAGCGTGAGACGATACTGAACTTGGACAAGATAGCATTGCTAAGTGATCGGGGCATAATGCGAAAAAATAATTCGAATGTTGATAAAAAtagtaataatataaattttgtgTCTCAGATGGAGTCGATAGAGGGCAGTTTTCGTAAGCTGGAATTTGATTAG
- the PGRP-LD gene encoding peptidoglycan recognition protein, with product MKGLRWHKGLALSWGALLTSSKQQPSNDVMPIKSTVINIERGTDERTPLLKECKSYDGITIVNVGYGSQVGVDSSYGSEIDGYSIKEGVHQNVASASLGKQNLDCYSCVQIMIFVLILASACVIATYLLINESRFPPTKYSLDLVHRDIWSNVAMPLADILNHTKVLNIVIMQTGGPNCDKFNNCLHILRDLQKKYQTDQHSGQEIPFNFLIGGNQQTYEARGWKYQSGLPFVAQNVSLVVAVIGNYTTLAPSAIQLHSILSLITESVRLKKLQRHYKIYGLQNMRNNQTDGVALFKAIGQLKHFVGLLQFH from the exons GTCTACGTTGGCATAAGGGTTTGGCGTTATCATGGGGAGCACTGCTTACATCTTCCAAGCAACAGCCCTCAAACGATGTAATGCCAATCAAATCGACAGTGATCAATATAGAGCGGGGAACGGATGAGCGCACGCCGTTGCTAAAAGAGTGCAAAAGTTATGATGGCATTACAATTGTCAACGTGGGCTATGGTAGCCAGGTTGGCGTTGACAGCAGTTATGGCAGCGAGATTGATGGTTACAGCATCAAAGAAGGCGTACACCAAAACGTAGCCAGCGCGAGCCTTGGAAAACAAAATTTGGACTGCTATTCGTGTGTGCAAATTATgatatttgttttgattttagcCAGTGCATGTGTTATCGCCACTTATCTCTTAATTAATGAAT CGCGTTTTCCACCCACAAAATATTCCTTAGATCTGGTACATCGTGACATATGGAGCAATGTTGCCATGCCACTTGCAGACATCTTAAATCATACTAAAGTGCTAAATATTGTGATAATGCAAACTGGTGGGCCGAACTGTGATAAATTCAATAATTGCCTACATATACTGCGCGATTTacaaaaaaag TACCAAACAGATCAGCATAGCGGACAAGAAATACCTTTTAATTTTCTAATTGGTGGCAATCAACAAACTTATGAGGCTCGTGGTTGGAAATATCAAAGTGGTCTACCTTTTGTAGCACAAAATGTGTCATTGGTTGTCGCTGTCATAG GCAACTACACGACGTTGGCACCAAGTGCCATTCAATTACACTCCATTCTTTCGCTTATAACAGAGTCGGTGCGTCTAAAAAAACTTCAAAGGCATTACAAAATTTACGGTCTCCAAAATATGAGGAACAATCAAACCGATGGTGTAGCACTCTTCAAAGCAATTGGTCAGTTAAAGCATTTTGTTGGACTGTTGCAATTTCATTGA